The following coding sequences are from one Capsicum annuum cultivar UCD-10X-F1 chromosome 3, UCD10Xv1.1, whole genome shotgun sequence window:
- the LOC107866364 gene encoding cation/calcium exchanger 1 — protein sequence MMNFFPFHFKPKSALSIFLNMSFLFLLFLYTLTSNVTFRQSQIRHIHLSNTTNNDCSDLHKFSDSQSKCTYIKENNSCSKKGYLNYLEFFYCALGRLPQLGYVVLVVWLVLLFYLLGNTAAEYFCPCAEGLSKVMNLSPAIAGTTLLPLGNGANDVFSSIISFTQSSNSGTVGLNSVLGGAFFISCFVVGVISILVYSTTSQNITIDKSSFIRDVLFIIFSLSCLLGIIVFGRVTLWMAICFSGIYVVYICVVCAMHFLSKKEEVKNVKEEDELFDDHNIGVPLLGCIDEENCSSDKKATQISSFTLEASSSSSCKFLNHFVRVLELPLYLPRRLTIPVVREESWSKPMAVISVTLAPILAAFVLSPPRESADSSKANLVIDMTSILFGLVLGNVAFFSTKKASPPKKCLFLWLLGGFVMSTTWTYILAQELVSLLVSFGYILGINPSILGLTVLAWGNSTGDLISNAAMALKGGKDGVQMAISACYAGPLFNTLIGLGVSLVLASLWEYPNSYVLPKDPFLFETLGFLIVGLLWALVILRNRNMQPDHSLGVGLLAIYFCFLFTRFAKDGSLQLQPSLTRTIAIAKCIDLGPTLHLSLCKGGAGVTIARRQILDSCIP from the exons ATGATGAATTTTTTCCCTTTCCATTTCAAGCCCAAGTCAGCTCTCTCTATATTCCTCAACATGTCTTTCCTCTTTCTACTCTTCCTTTACACTCTCACTTCCAACGTTACTTTTCGCCAATCCCAAATTAGGCACATTCATTTGTCAAACACTACTAATAATGATTGCTCCGACTTACATAAATTTAGTGATTCACAATCAAAATGTACCTACATAAAAGAAAACAATTCTTGTTCTAAAAAGGGGTATTTGAATTATCTTGAATTTTTCTATTGCGCGTTGGGTAGGTTACCACAATTAGGGTACGTCGTCCTAGTTGTATGGcttgttttgttattttatttgttaggtaATACAGCGGCTGAGTACTTCTGCCCTTGTGCAGAAGGGTTATCCAAAGTCATGAATCTTTCTCCTGCTATAGCTGGAACCACTCTTCTCCCTTTAGGAAATGGGGCTAACGATGTCTTTTCAAGTATCATCTCGTTCACTCAATCGAGTAATAGTGGCACCGTTGGTCTTAACAGTGTTTTAGGTGGTGcattttttatttcatgtttcGTCGTTGGAGTCATAAGTATACTTGTGTATTCAACAACGTCCCAAAACATAACCATTGATAAGTCAAGTTTTATTAGAGATGTGTTGTTCATCATTTTCTCGCTATCGTGTCTCCTTGGGATCATTGTTTTCGGGAGGGTTACTTTGTGGATGGCAATTTGTTTCTCGGGTATTTATGTAGTTTACATTTGCGTGGTTTGTGCTATGCACTTTCTTAGTAAGAAAGAAGAAGTTAAAAAtgtcaaagaagaagatgaattaTTTGATGATCACAATATTGGGGTACCATTGTTAGGCTGTATTGATGAGGAAAATTGCTCCAGTGACAAAAAAGCAACACAAATAAGTTCATTTACTTTAGAGGCATCATCATCATCTAGCTGCAAATTCTTAAATCACTTTGTTCGTGTTTTGGAACTGCCTCTTTACTTGCCAAGAAGGTTGACAATCCCTGTTGTTAGAGAGGAAAGTTGGTCCAAACCAATGGCGGTAATTTCAGTAACGTTGGCACCAATTCTGGCAGCATTTGTTTTAAGCCCTCCAAGAGAAAGCGCGGATAGTTCCAAGGCAAACTTAGTCATTGACATGACATCAATTTTGTTTGGACTTGTTCTAGGGAATGTGGCATTTTTCTCTACTAAAAAGGCTAGTCCTCCAAAGAAATGCTTGTTTCTTTGGCTTCTTGGAGGGTTTGTTATGAGTACTACATGGACATATATTCTTGCCCAAGAATTGGTTTCTTTGCTAGTCTCATTTGGATATATTCTTGGAATAAACCCTTCTATTTTAGGACTCACTGTCCTAGCTTGGGGTAACTCAACTGGGGATCTAATATCCAATGCTGCCATGGCATTAAAGGGTGGAAAAGATGGTGTGCAAATGGCAATATCAGCTTGTTATGCTGGTCCATTATTCAATACCTTGATTGGTCTAGGAGTTTCACTTGTGCTTGCATCATTGTGGGAGTATCCAAATTCTTATGTGCTTCCAAAAGATCCTTTCCTCTTTGAAACTTTGGGATTTCTTATAGTAGGCTTACTATGGGCTCTTGTCATTTTGCGTAACAGAAATATGCAACCTGATCATTCACTTGGTGTTGGACTTCTGGCTATTTACTTCTGCTTCTTGTTTACAAGATTTGCAAAAG ATGGTTCATTGCAATTGCAACCAAGCCTGACTCGGACCATTGCAATCGCAAAGTGCATTGATCTTGGTCCAACTCTTCACTTAAGCCTTTGCAAAGGCGGTGCAGGTGTCACAATTGCGAGGCGTCAAATTCTTGACTCCTGCATTCCCTGA